From Mesorhizobium sp. Pch-S:
GGAGTGGGTGGGCACGCCGCTTTTCGACAGAAGCTCGCATTCTATCGAGCTCACCAGTGCCGGCGAACGCCTCAAGCCATTCGCCGAGGAGATCCTCAGGCAACTCGAAAGCGCGCGCCGTGATGCGATGAGCGCTGCCCAGGCGGCAACGGAGACGCTGGTTTTCGCATCGACGCACGCCCTGTCGTTGACGTTCTTCCCGCCTTGGCTGCGCCGGCTGGAAAGTGACAAGCCCTTGATGGCTTCCGTGCAGCTGATCGCGGATTCAATGGTGCGCTGTGAACAGCTCATGATCGAAGGGCGGAGCCAGTTCCTCCTGTGCCATCACCATGCCGCTGCCTTCAACAGGCTGACAGGCGATCGATTTCGGTCCGTGCCGCTTGGCACGGACATCCTCGTTCCCGTTGCCGCGCCGTCCCTCGCATCGGCTGAACTCATGGAGAATGGGCCCTATCTCGCTTATTCTGCTGAATCCGGCATGGGCCGCATTCTGAACGCCGCCTGGGAACAGAACGGCAGGAGCCTGCCACCGGAGCCGGTCTTCTCCTCGCATCTTGCAACGATGCTTGTCGCGATGGCACGCGACGGGCGCGGGCTGGCGTGGTCTCCGCTCAGCCTGGTTGCCGAGGATATCGCTTCCGGACGCCTGGTGAAGATCGGCCTGCCGGAGGACGAGGTCTCGATCGACATCCATCTTTTTCGCGCCAAGGCGCGGCAGACCCAGACAGCGGAACGCTTCTGGCAGCGTTTGCTACGCGACCGTGATCAGCTTGCGAAGAACGACAGCAGCTCTTCCGTCACCAGAGCTGGGCATTCCTCCTGAAGATTATGGCCGCAATCCAGCGCCCTGCCCCTGACGTCGAGCGCTTTCTCCCGCCAGGTCTGTTCGACGTCATAAAGCGTGCCGACGGTTCCACGCGCGCCCCACATGGCAAGCAGGGGTACGGCAATGCGTTTGTCGTCATCCGTGGCGTCATGGACAAGATCTATACCGGCCGCGGCCCGGTAATCTTCACAAACGGCATGCTGTGTCCTGGGGTCGCGATAGCAGCGCAGGTATTCTGCCATGACCTCGGGTTCGGTTGCATGCACAGCACCGTTTTGCCGGCCAAGATGTGCCTGCAGAAAATATTCCGGATCAGCACCCATGAGCCGCTCCGGCAACGGGTGGGGCTGGATGAAGAAAAACCACCAGAAGTACCGCGTGGCAAATTCCCGGTTGGTGCGCGCATACATCGTCGCGGTCGGTGCGATGTCCAGCACTGCCAGACTGGTTACGGCATCTGGATGGTCGAGCGCCATGCGGTGGGCGACGCGTCCACCCCGATCGTGTCCCGCCACGACAAAACGCTCGAACCCCAATGCCCGCATCAGTTCGACCTGATCCCTGGCCATCGCCCGCTTGGAGTAATTGACGTGATCATCTCCGCCCGACGGCTTGCTGCTGTCGCCATATCCGCGCAGGTCGGCCGCGATCACGGTGAAGTGTCGGGCAAGTACCGGGGCGATCTTTCGCCAAGTTACGTGCGTTTGCGGATGCCCGTGAAGAAGCAGGAGCGGCTGCCCCTCGCCCGCGATCGCAAAGCGCAGTCTCGTTTCCGCCGTCGAGGTGAAATCGAACAGATCGAAGCCTTCCAGGAATGGCGACGATCCGATCGGCTTCAGTGATCCTTCAGCGGTCAGTTCGCGTCCAGCCATGGATTGTCCCGCAGATGCTTGCGCTCGAAGGCGCTGATTTCATCACTCAACTCCAGCGTCTGGCCAACAGCATCAAGCCCCTTGAGCAAGGCGTTCTTGCGTATCGCCTCGATCTTGAAACCGATCTCCAGGTCCTGGCCACTGATGGTCTGGCTGTCCAGATCGATGACGAGCACGTTGTCCTCGGGCAAGCCGGCGCGCTCCTGCAGACGCCTGACGTCAGGCTCGCCGAGCTCGATTGCGAGCAAGCCGTTACGGGCGCAGTTATCGAAGAAAATGCCCGCAAAACTCTCCGCGACGATGGCGCGGATGCCATATTGCATAAGCCCCCAGACAGCATGTTCCCGACTGGATCCGCAGCCAAAATTGGCGCCGGCGATCAAAAAGGCGGCATCCCGCCATTGCGGGCGGTTGAGGATGAATTCCGGACGAGCCCCGCCCTGCTCGTCGAAACGGAGATGGTAGAACAGTCCGCGGTCGAGACCGCTGCGATCTATTCCTTTCAGGAACTGCTTGGGCATGATGACATCGGTATCGATGTTGCTGGCCGCGAGCGGTACTGCAACACCCCTCACCTTGACAAAGGCTTGCATCTCTAACGTTCACTCGCGATTTGACGAACATCCGCCAGGCGACCAGCCACGGCCGATGCCGCAACCATTGCCGGGCTCATCAGATGCGTGCGTCCCCCGGCACCCTGACGATCCTCGAAATTTCGATTGGTGCTGGACGCACACCGCTCCGCCCGGGCGAGGACGTCGTCATTCATCGCCAGGCACATCGAACACCCCGATTGCCGCCATTCGAAACCAGCCGAGGTGAAAACGCGATCGAGGCCTTCGGCTTCCGCCTGGCGCCTGACCGACATTGAGCCGGGGACAACGATCGCCCTCACACCTGGCGCGATTTGCCGCCCTTCCAGAATTCGCGCCGCATCGCGCAGATCCTCGATGCGCGCATTGGTGCAGGAGCCGATGAATGCTGCCTGGATTTCGATCGAATCCACGGGCTGACCGGCTCTGAGATCCATGTAAGCCAAAGCGCGCTCGATGGCTTGCCGGCGAACAGGATCCGGCTGCAGACGGGGATCCGGTACACATTCGGTGATCTTGACCGCCTGATCCGGGCTCGTTCCCCAGGTCACCATGGGTGCGATTTCCCCGGCGGCCAGGATGACTTCCCTGTCGAAAACCGCATCCTGATCCGTCTGCAGCGATGTCCAGCTTTCAGTTGCCAGTCGCCAAAGCTCACCTTTGGGCGCCCGCGGCGTTTGCGAGAGGTAGTCCATGACCTTTTCGTCGGGTGCTATCAGCGCGCCGCGTGCACCGCACTCGACCGCCATGTTGCACAGCGTCATGCGCGCCTCGATGCTGAGCGTACGGATGCCTGCGCCCTGAAACTCGATCGCATAACCCGTCGCGCCCGAAGCACCGATCTTCTCGATCAGCGCCATGACGACATCCTTGGAACGCACACCTGGCGGCAGATGCCCCTCCAGTGTGACACGCATTGACGCCAGCCGCTTGTAGATCAGCGTCTGCGTTGCGAGGTAGTGCTCGATATCGGATGTGCCGATGCCGAAGCCGAGGGCACCAAACGCACCATAGGTGGTGGTGTGGCTGTCACCTGCCGCAATCACCATGCCCGGCAACACCAGGCCGATCTCAGGCATGACCACATGTTCGATGCCTTGCATGGCATGCGTCATGTCGAAAATCTCGATGCCGAAATCGCGGCAGTTCTCGGCGAAATATGCGGTCTGTCTCGCTGCGTCCCCCGGCATGGTGATGCGGCCGACGACGGTTGGATTGACGTGGTCGACGACACCGAGAGCCGCACGAGGACGCCAGACGGAACGGCTGGCCAGACGCAGGGCGGTGAATGCCTGCGGTGACGTGTATTCGTTCAATACGGTGCGATCGACATAGAGCACGACCTGCTGACCCTGCTCGTCGAGCTTTCTCACCGTGTGACGATCAACGAGTTTGTCGTAAAGCGTTCGAGCCCTGTACACCGCCGCAACCTCCGGTCTGTGACGGAAAGGTTAGCGTCGGCGAACGCGAGCGGTCCCATGCAAAACTTGCATCGATTAATCGGCAAATCCTGCTGGCCGTCGAGCGTGCCGAATTACTAGGGTGGCTTTGCCGGTCAGCCAATGTGCTGTCGGCCAATGAGCAGAAAATGCGCCATCGTTGTCGACAGTCCATCGGCGGCATTCAGCCAGAAAAGCCGGGACGCGAACAACGCCAGGGGAAATTTTCGTCTGTCGAGCAAGGTCTTGCCGGGCGAATGCAGCAAGGACCGGGGGAGACAACATGCATCGGATTGTGAGCTTCTTTGGCGGCCATCTCATCCACGCCGATCGAAATGCGATCGAACGTCGCCGGTATTGCGGGGAATGATGCAGGCTTCCCTGACCACCTTCCCGTCATCTGCCGTGGAAGAAGCAACTTCCATCCGCCGTCACCTGCACAGCAGACCCGAACTGAAATTCGAGGAAAGGGAAACCTCCGACCTCGTCGCCAGTTTCCTCGTCCGGCATGGCTACGAGACGAAGCAGGGTATTGCGGATACTGGCGTGACTGGCGTTCTCGATACCGGACGGCCAGGTCCAACCCTCTGTTTTCGTGCCGACATGGACGCCCTGCCAATTCAGGAAGAGACAGGTCTGCGCTACGCGTCAACCGTCCCGGGCAAGATGCACGCGTGCGGCCATGACGGACATACGGCTTCACTACTGCTGGCCGCCGCGAAGCTTGCTTCGGAAAGCGACCAACTGGGCGGGCGTATCAAACTGCTGTTCCAGCCTGCAGAGGAAGGCGGCACCGGCGCTGCCCGCATGATCGAGGAAGGCGCACTCGCCGGGGTTGACGCCATTTACGGCTTTCACAACCGTCCGGGCTATCGGTCAGGCCGGGTTTTCGCCAAGGCGGGGCCGGCCATGGGCGGCACGTCTGTCTATGATGTCACCATCATCGGCAATGGCGGCCACTCCTCTCGGCCCGACCTGGCAGTAGACCCGATTTTCGTGGGCGCAAGCCTGATCCATTCCATGCAAAGCGTGGTGTCGAGACGCCTTTCTCCGCTGGAATCGGGAGTGGTCAGCGTCACGCAGTTCCATGGCGGCAACGCCCACAACATCATCCCCGGCCGCGCTTCGATGACGATCAACACACGCGATGCCAGTCCTGAAACCGGGGCCATGATCGACCGAGAGCTCAATCGTTTGATCACGAGCATCTGCCACGCCCACGGCGCCGAGGTGGAGCTGACGCGCATCCTGCGCATTCCACCCGTCGTCAACCACGACGCTGAAACCGAGTTCACCGTGGCTGTCGCTGCCGATGTCGTCGGGCCCGACAACGCGGGATATGTCCATCAGCTTCCCACGATGGGAGCCGAGGACTTCGCCTTCTACCTCGAGAAGGTTCCCGGCTGCTTTTTCTTCGTCGGCAATGGCGAAGACAGCGCCTATCTCCACCACCCCCTCTACGATTTCAACGACGACATTCTACCGGTCGCCGCGGGCATGTTCGCAGGAATTGCCCATCGGCGCCTCGGCCCTGGTGCCCGCTCACGGGATGGATGACAGCACCTTCGTGCAACGGGTCAGCAAAGCTCTCTTTTGCGAGCGCACCAGCCAATCCAATGGAGGATCTCTCACGTGTCGGTTCTTGAGCCACAGGACTATTTCCGGCTGCGTCTGCCGTCAGACCCGCAGATTTCACCAGATGGGCGCTATATCGCCTATGTGCGCGACCGGCCGGACGTCATCCAAGATGCCTGGTCTTCGAATGTACAGATCATCGAACGCAAGTCCGGCAAGGCTGAAGATCTGGGCGATGGGTTCCAGCCACGCTGGTCGCCGGAATCAGGCCGCCTCGCATTTGTGAACGCCGGCGACGATACGAATGAAATCCGCCTTTGGTCCGCAGCAACTGGCGAAGCCGTCACAGTCGCCAGCCTGCCGTCGACACCCGAAGGCCTTGCCTGGTCTCCCGACGGTCGAACAATCGCATTCGTCATGCGGGCGCAGCTGGCACGACCCGGCCAGGCGAACAACCAACCGGCACCGGCCTGGCATGCGCTTCGTACGGAACATTGGGCGCGGCCCGGTCAGTACACGGAAAAGCTGCTGCGCCGAATAGAAGGCGTCGACGCCGAACTGCTGCCCGAGGGGCATCACCAGATCTTCCTGCTCGATGTCGCGACGGCCACGATCCGGCAGCTGACCTTCGATCCGTTCGAACATGGCGGTCCGCTGGCGTTGATCACAAAACTGAAGCTCGCCGGGCATATCTCCTGGTCTCCGGACAGCCGCAGCCTGGTGATGTCGATGCTGCGCGATCCGACCCCACCTGGTCCAGTCGACCCGGTTCATGCCGTGGCGGCGGATGTCTACAGCTTTTCGATTGCGGACGGTGCCGTCACCCGCCTGACCCGTTTCGGCGGAACGATTGCTCATGCCTCTGTCTCACCTGATGGCGAGTGGATCGCGTTTGTCGGCTCCCGTGGACCACAGAAGAGCTTCCGCACGAATGTCGTCCATGTCATGAGCCGGTCGGGCGACAATCTCCGCGCCTTGAACCATCCCGACGGACTTGAAGTCCATCAGGAATTGCTCTGGCTGCCAGACAGTTCGGGATTGCTCGCCCTCGTCCCGCACGAAGGCACCGGATCCCTGCAGAAGGTCGACCTCGAAGGGCAATGGACGGTCCTGTCGCGAGAGGTGGGAGGCTCGGCGGCATCCGGATATGTGCTGTGGAGCAAGTTCGTTTCCGTCTCACACGATGGCGAGATCGCGATATTGCGGGGCAGTTCGACACGGACCGACGAAGTCGCAATCCTCTCCCCTGATGGCGCGCGCTGCCAGGAGGTGACGCGCGAAAGCGACTGGATGTCGGACATAACCGTCGCACCGATCGAGCCGATGTGGCTGGCAACCAGGCAGCCCATGCAGGCCTGGCTTGTCCGGCCAGCCGACGCACCTGCCGACAAGCCGCTCCCCATGATCCTGTGGCTCCATGGCGGCCCCTATCTGAGCTGGGGGCCACATTTCGCGGTCATACCGCAGCTATGGGCGGCGCGCGGCTATGCCGTGCTCATGATGAACCCTCGCGGATCGCTCGGTTATGGTGAGACCTTCACCGATCATCTGGAGCATGATTTCCCCGGCGCCGACGATCTGATGATCGCCGATGCCGTTGACCTGGTGGTCAAGCGCGGCGGCATCGACCCCGAGCGCGTCTATGTCGCGGGGGAATCCGCGGGTGGCGTGCTGACAGCCTGGCTCATCGGTCACACCCATCGCTTCGCAGCGGCCGCTGTTGTCTATGGAGTCGTCGAATGGATCAGCCAGACACTGCTCCAGGACCGGCCGGACTACTTCGCCTATCGCTGGCGGTCGGGGCCGCCTTGGGATGCCGGCAAACAGGAAGTGTACTGGCGTCATTCGCCGCTGGCCCTGGTCGGCAATGTCCGCACACCCACGATCGTCCTGTGTGGCGAACGCGACTGGCGTACACCGATCACGCAGTCGGAAATGTACTTCACCGCCTTGAAGATGTGCGGTGTCGAAGCCGCGCTGGTCAGCTATCCCGACAACAATCACGGGCTCGAGCGCCATCCCAGCCAATATCTCGATTTCGCCGAGCGGATCGGAGACTGGTTCGAGCGATACGCGCAGGTGACCCTGGCCAAGTCGGCATGATCGCCAACTCGACCGGAGGAGCAGCCGGAGGAAGCTGCTCTCTCGATCGTGACGTTTGACAAGCAGGCCGAGCCAGTCCCGCGGCAATGCAGCGGGATCGGTCAAGATAAGGCCGTAGAAAAAGAGGAAGAAGCCATGTCGCTCAATCAGATGAATCCGCAGGAATTCCTGGAGCTGACCTATGCCCGTGCACGGCAGAGCGTGCTGAGTCGCCGAGCGGTCCTCGGCGGCTTCGCCGCGCTGGCTGCGGCAATGGTTCTGCCGGACCGCGCAGCGTTCGCCGAGGGCCGCGGCGGAACGTTGCGCATCGGCCGCGACCAGGAACCCGACAGCCTGGATCCGCAAAAGACGCTC
This genomic window contains:
- a CDS encoding alpha/beta hydrolase yields the protein MAGRELTAEGSLKPIGSSPFLEGFDLFDFTSTAETRLRFAIAGEGQPLLLLHGHPQTHVTWRKIAPVLARHFTVIAADLRGYGDSSKPSGGDDHVNYSKRAMARDQVELMRALGFERFVVAGHDRGGRVAHRMALDHPDAVTSLAVLDIAPTATMYARTNREFATRYFWWFFFIQPHPLPERLMGADPEYFLQAHLGRQNGAVHATEPEVMAEYLRCYRDPRTQHAVCEDYRAAAGIDLVHDATDDDKRIAVPLLAMWGARGTVGTLYDVEQTWREKALDVRGRALDCGHNLQEECPALVTEELLSFFAS
- a CDS encoding amidohydrolase, whose translation is MPGECSKDRGRQHASDCELLWRPSHPRRSKCDRTSPVLRGMMQASLTTFPSSAVEEATSIRRHLHSRPELKFEERETSDLVASFLVRHGYETKQGIADTGVTGVLDTGRPGPTLCFRADMDALPIQEETGLRYASTVPGKMHACGHDGHTASLLLAAAKLASESDQLGGRIKLLFQPAEEGGTGAARMIEEGALAGVDAIYGFHNRPGYRSGRVFAKAGPAMGGTSVYDVTIIGNGGHSSRPDLAVDPIFVGASLIHSMQSVVSRRLSPLESGVVSVTQFHGGNAHNIIPGRASMTINTRDASPETGAMIDRELNRLITSICHAHGAEVELTRILRIPPVVNHDAETEFTVAVAADVVGPDNAGYVHQLPTMGAEDFAFYLEKVPGCFFFVGNGEDSAYLHHPLYDFNDDILPVAAGMFAGIAHRRLGPGARSRDG
- a CDS encoding prolyl oligopeptidase family serine peptidase, with protein sequence MSVLEPQDYFRLRLPSDPQISPDGRYIAYVRDRPDVIQDAWSSNVQIIERKSGKAEDLGDGFQPRWSPESGRLAFVNAGDDTNEIRLWSAATGEAVTVASLPSTPEGLAWSPDGRTIAFVMRAQLARPGQANNQPAPAWHALRTEHWARPGQYTEKLLRRIEGVDAELLPEGHHQIFLLDVATATIRQLTFDPFEHGGPLALITKLKLAGHISWSPDSRSLVMSMLRDPTPPGPVDPVHAVAADVYSFSIADGAVTRLTRFGGTIAHASVSPDGEWIAFVGSRGPQKSFRTNVVHVMSRSGDNLRALNHPDGLEVHQELLWLPDSSGLLALVPHEGTGSLQKVDLEGQWTVLSREVGGSAASGYVLWSKFVSVSHDGEIAILRGSSTRTDEVAILSPDGARCQEVTRESDWMSDITVAPIEPMWLATRQPMQAWLVRPADAPADKPLPMILWLHGGPYLSWGPHFAVIPQLWAARGYAVLMMNPRGSLGYGETFTDHLEHDFPGADDLMIADAVDLVVKRGGIDPERVYVAGESAGGVLTAWLIGHTHRFAAAAVVYGVVEWISQTLLQDRPDYFAYRWRSGPPWDAGKQEVYWRHSPLALVGNVRTPTIVLCGERDWRTPITQSEMYFTALKMCGVEAALVSYPDNNHGLERHPSQYLDFAERIGDWFERYAQVTLAKSA
- the leuD gene encoding 3-isopropylmalate dehydratase small subunit produces the protein MQAFVKVRGVAVPLAASNIDTDVIMPKQFLKGIDRSGLDRGLFYHLRFDEQGGARPEFILNRPQWRDAAFLIAGANFGCGSSREHAVWGLMQYGIRAIVAESFAGIFFDNCARNGLLAIELGEPDVRRLQERAGLPEDNVLVIDLDSQTISGQDLEIGFKIEAIRKNALLKGLDAVGQTLELSDEISAFERKHLRDNPWLDAN
- a CDS encoding LysR family transcriptional regulator; translated protein: MDTVWLQDFLAVIREGGFSRAAERRAISQPAFSRRIKCLEEWVGTPLFDRSSHSIELTSAGERLKPFAEEILRQLESARRDAMSAAQAATETLVFASTHALSLTFFPPWLRRLESDKPLMASVQLIADSMVRCEQLMIEGRSQFLLCHHHAAAFNRLTGDRFRSVPLGTDILVPVAAPSLASAELMENGPYLAYSAESGMGRILNAAWEQNGRSLPPEPVFSSHLATMLVAMARDGRGLAWSPLSLVAEDIASGRLVKIGLPEDEVSIDIHLFRAKARQTQTAERFWQRLLRDRDQLAKNDSSSSVTRAGHSS
- the leuC gene encoding 3-isopropylmalate dehydratase large subunit is translated as MYRARTLYDKLVDRHTVRKLDEQGQQVVLYVDRTVLNEYTSPQAFTALRLASRSVWRPRAALGVVDHVNPTVVGRITMPGDAARQTAYFAENCRDFGIEIFDMTHAMQGIEHVVMPEIGLVLPGMVIAAGDSHTTTYGAFGALGFGIGTSDIEHYLATQTLIYKRLASMRVTLEGHLPPGVRSKDVVMALIEKIGASGATGYAIEFQGAGIRTLSIEARMTLCNMAVECGARGALIAPDEKVMDYLSQTPRAPKGELWRLATESWTSLQTDQDAVFDREVILAAGEIAPMVTWGTSPDQAVKITECVPDPRLQPDPVRRQAIERALAYMDLRAGQPVDSIEIQAAFIGSCTNARIEDLRDAARILEGRQIAPGVRAIVVPGSMSVRRQAEAEGLDRVFTSAGFEWRQSGCSMCLAMNDDVLARAERCASSTNRNFEDRQGAGGRTHLMSPAMVAASAVAGRLADVRQIASER